The genomic interval CCAATTCATCTGATTCATAGAAACCATTGAACTTCTCTTGGAAATCCGTCAAGAAGTTTTCAACCACTTCTGCCAAATCTCCTTTGAACTTACCATAACCTACATTCGCATAACGGTCTTCCAATGACGCAATAGATTCGCCTGTTAAGCTAGAATAAATCGTCAATAAATTCGTAATACCTGGCTTGTTCTCTTTATCGAATTTGATAATACCATCCGAATCAGTTATGGCACTTTTAATCTTTTTCGCAGCGACTTTGGGTTCATCTAATAAAGAAATGAAGTTTTTAGGATTGTCATCACTTTTACTCATTTTCTTAGTTGGTTCTTGTAAACTCATCACACGTCCGCCGACTTCCGGCATTTTAATCTCTGGCTTTGTCAAAACGTCGTTATAGCGACTGTTGAAACGATCCACTAAATTACGTGTCAATTCAATATGTTGCTTTTGGTCATCACCGACAGGCACGATGTCAGTGTTATATAATACGATATCTGCTGCCATTAATGGTGGATAAGTCAGTAATCCAGCTGGAATGCCTTCGCTTTGTTTTTGAGATTTATCTTTAAATTGTGTCATACGTTCAAGTTCGCCGATAGAAGAAATCGTTGTTAACATCCATCCAGCTTGTGCATGGGCTGGTACTTCGGATTGGATAAATAATGTAACTTTTTCTGGGTTAAGGCCTGTTGCAAGATAAATTGCTGCGAGTTGGCGAATTTGTTTTCTTAATTTCAAACGATCTTGTGGTACCGTAATCGCATGTTGGTCAACGA from Staphylococcus sp. MI 10-1553 carries:
- the trpS gene encoding tryptophan--tRNA ligase → MKTLFSGIQPSGIPTIGNYIGALKQFVDIQDEYDCYFCIVDQHAITVPQDRLKLRKQIRQLAAIYLATGLNPEKVTLFIQSEVPAHAQAGWMLTTISSIGELERMTQFKDKSQKQSEGIPAGLLTYPPLMAADIVLYNTDIVPVGDDQKQHIELTRNLVDRFNSRYNDVLTKPEIKMPEVGGRVMSLQEPTKKMSKSDDNPKNFISLLDEPKVAAKKIKSAITDSDGIIKFDKENKPGITNLLTIYSSLTGESIASLEDRYANVGYGKFKGDLAEVVENFLTDFQEKFNGFYESDELDKILDEGRDKAHRASFKTLKKMEKAMGLGRKR